The proteins below come from a single Octopus sinensis linkage group LG10, ASM634580v1, whole genome shotgun sequence genomic window:
- the LOC115216213 gene encoding zinc finger protein 62 homolog isoform X1 — protein MFTNEKSLHENIPEYCCEICRKSFSSDHEVVAHKKTHNRKSPSYCEVCGKYFVYKCNLARHQRVHTGEKPYSCELCGKCFVSKSNLKTHKKIHAGEKSFRCEICGKTSDSKSNLTTHKRVHTGEKPFRCEICGKSFSVNSNLVVHKRCHTGEKPYTCEICGKSYITNSYLTTHKRIHSGEKPFKCKICGISFTENSKLTIHLRKHTGEKPYCCEICGKSFVNNSYLTSHSRIHTGEKPYRCEICGKSFTQNSSLVIHQRSHTGEKPCHCGICGKSFSNNSSLVIHQRHHTGEKPCHCGICGISFCDSSSLVVHVRSHTGEKPYRCEICGKSFMLNSVLKTHRRIHTGEKPYDCKICGKSFINNSNLVIHIRSHTGEKPYRCEICEKSFASNVGLKTHQKIHSGENRFHCEICDKSFINNSKLVIHKRSHTGEKPYRCQICGKSFRLSSVLKTHRRIHTGEKPCDCKICGKSFINNSCLEVHKRTHTGEKPYYCVLCERSFISNSHLVIHRRMHTGEQPYRCDICGKSFVFNCYLTKHKLTHTGESLFHCEMCGKSFNENSKFTIHKRRHNGEDPFRCEICGKSFTVNYSLAIHKRSHTGEKPYHCGTCRKSFASNSHLRKHEQLHTRGKPFKCEM, from the coding sequence ATGTTTACTAATGAAAAAtcattacatgaaaatattcctGAATATTGTTGTGAGATTTGTAGAAAAAGTTTCTCTTCAGACCACGAAGTTGtcgcacataaaaaaacacacaatagaAAATCTCCTTCCTACTGCGAAGTCtgtggaaaatattttgtttataaatgtaatttagcAAGGCATCAGAGAGTACACACTGGGGAAAAACCGTATAGTTGTGAATTATGTGGAAAATGTTTTGTctctaaaagtaatttaaaaaccCACAAAAAAATACACGCTGGAGAAAAATCGTTTCGTTGTGAAATATGCGGAAAAACTTCTGATTCTAAGAGTAATTTAACAACTCACAAAAGAGTGCATACTGGCGAGAAGCCTTTTCGCTGCGAAATATGCGGGAAATCCTTCTCTGTTAATTCTAATCTCGTAGTTCATAAACGTTgtcatactggagaaaagcccTATACctgtgaaatatgtggaaagTCTTACATCACCAACAGTTATTTAACGACACACAAACGAATACACAGTGGAGAAAAACCgtttaaatgtaaaatatgtgGGATTTCCTTTACAGAGAATTCTAAGCTTACAATTCACCTACGTaaacatactggagaaaaaccgtaTTGCTGTGAGATATGCGGGAAGTCTTTTGTCAATAACAGTTATTTAACAAGTCATAGTAGGATACATACGGGCGAAAAACCCTATCGCTGTGAAATATGCGGAAAATCTTTCACTCAGAATTCGAGTCTTGTTATTCACCAACGTagtcacactggagaaaaacccTGTCACTGTGGGATATGTGGAAAGTCCTTCTCTAATAATTCCAGTCTTGTTATTCACCAACGACatcacactggagaaaaacccTGTCACTGTGGAATTTGTGGCATATCTTTCTGTGATAGTTCAAGTCTTGTTGTTCACGTACGTAGTCACACTGGGGAAAAGCCGTACCGTTGTGAAATATGCGGAAAATCTTTTATGTTAAACAGTGTCTTAAAAACACACAGAAGGATACATACAGGGGAAAAACCCTATGACtgcaaaatatgcggaaaatcaTTCATTAATAATTCAAACCTTGTTATCCACATACGTAGTCACACCGGAGAAAAACCGTATCGATGTGAGATATGTGAGAAATCATTTGCCTCCAACGTTGGTTTAAAAACGCACCAAAAAATACACTCCGGGGAAAACCGatttcactgtgaaatttgtGACAAATCTTTCATTAATAATTCAAAGCTTGTTATCCATAAGCGtagtcacacaggagaaaaaccatatcgttGTCAGATATGCGGGAAATCATTCAGGTTGAGCAGTGTCCTAAAAACGCACAGAAGAATACATACAGGGGAAAAACCCTGTGATTGCAAAATATGCGGTAAATCATTCATTAATAATTCTTGTCTTGAAGTTCACAAAAGAacacatactggggaaaaaccttaTTATTGTGTGTTATGTGAGAGATCATTTATCAGTAATTCTCATTTAGTTATTCACAGGCGAATGCACACCGGTGAACAACCTTatcgttgtgatatttgtggaaaatCTTTTGTCTTTAACTGTTATTTAACAAAACACAAACTAACACATACTGGAGAAAGCCTGTTCCACTGTGAAATGTGTGGGAAATCTTTCAATGAAAATTCCAAATTTACAATCCACAAACGTAGACACAATGGCGAAGACCCATTCCGCTGCGAAATATGTGGTAAATCGTTCACAGTGAATTATAGTCTTGCCATACATAAACGTagccatactggagaaaaaccttatcattgtggGACGTGTAGGAAATCATTTGCCAGTAACAGTCACTTAAGAAAACATGAACAATTACACACTAGAGGTAAACCTTTTAAATGTGAAATGTGA
- the LOC115216213 gene encoding zinc finger protein 268-like isoform X2: MFTNEKSLHENIPEYCCEICRKSFSSDHEVVAHKKTHNRKSPSYCEVCGKYFVYKCNLARHQRVHTGEKPYSCELCGKCFVSKSNLKTHKKIHAGEKSFRCEICGKTSDSKSNLTTHKRVHTGEKPFRCEICGKSFSVNSNLVVHKRCHTGEKPYTCEICGKSYITNSYLTTHKRIHSGEKPFKCKICGISFTENSKLTIHLRKHTGEKPYCCEICGKSFVNNSYLTSHSRIHTGEKPYRCEICGKSFTQNSSLVIHQRSHTGEKPCHCGICGKSFSNNSSLVIHQRHHTGEKPCHCGICGISFCDSSSLVVHVRSHTGEKPYRCEICGKSFMLNSVLKTHRRIHTGEKPYDCKICGKSFINNSNLVIHIRSHTGEKPYRCEICEKSFASNVGLKTHQKIHSGENRFHCEICDKSFINNSKLVIHKRSHTGEKPYRCQICGKSFRLSSVLKTHRRIHTGEKPCDCKICGKSFINNSCLEVHKRTHTGEKPYYCVLCERSFISNSHLVIHRRMHTGEQPYRCDICGKSFVFNCYLTKHKLTHTGESLFHCEMCGKSFASNSHLRKHEQLHTRGKPFKCEM, translated from the exons ATGTTTACTAATGAAAAAtcattacatgaaaatattcctGAATATTGTTGTGAGATTTGTAGAAAAAGTTTCTCTTCAGACCACGAAGTTGtcgcacataaaaaaacacacaatagaAAATCTCCTTCCTACTGCGAAGTCtgtggaaaatattttgtttataaatgtaatttagcAAGGCATCAGAGAGTACACACTGGGGAAAAACCGTATAGTTGTGAATTATGTGGAAAATGTTTTGTctctaaaagtaatttaaaaaccCACAAAAAAATACACGCTGGAGAAAAATCGTTTCGTTGTGAAATATGCGGAAAAACTTCTGATTCTAAGAGTAATTTAACAACTCACAAAAGAGTGCATACTGGCGAGAAGCCTTTTCGCTGCGAAATATGCGGGAAATCCTTCTCTGTTAATTCTAATCTCGTAGTTCATAAACGTTgtcatactggagaaaagcccTATACctgtgaaatatgtggaaagTCTTACATCACCAACAGTTATTTAACGACACACAAACGAATACACAGTGGAGAAAAACCgtttaaatgtaaaatatgtgGGATTTCCTTTACAGAGAATTCTAAGCTTACAATTCACCTACGTaaacatactggagaaaaaccgtaTTGCTGTGAGATATGCGGGAAGTCTTTTGTCAATAACAGTTATTTAACAAGTCATAGTAGGATACATACGGGCGAAAAACCCTATCGCTGTGAAATATGCGGAAAATCTTTCACTCAGAATTCGAGTCTTGTTATTCACCAACGTagtcacactggagaaaaacccTGTCACTGTGGGATATGTGGAAAGTCCTTCTCTAATAATTCCAGTCTTGTTATTCACCAACGACatcacactggagaaaaacccTGTCACTGTGGAATTTGTGGCATATCTTTCTGTGATAGTTCAAGTCTTGTTGTTCACGTACGTAGTCACACTGGGGAAAAGCCGTACCGTTGTGAAATATGCGGAAAATCTTTTATGTTAAACAGTGTCTTAAAAACACACAGAAGGATACATACAGGGGAAAAACCCTATGACtgcaaaatatgcggaaaatcaTTCATTAATAATTCAAACCTTGTTATCCACATACGTAGTCACACCGGAGAAAAACCGTATCGATGTGAGATATGTGAGAAATCATTTGCCTCCAACGTTGGTTTAAAAACGCACCAAAAAATACACTCCGGGGAAAACCGatttcactgtgaaatttgtGACAAATCTTTCATTAATAATTCAAAGCTTGTTATCCATAAGCGtagtcacacaggagaaaaaccatatcgttGTCAGATATGCGGGAAATCATTCAGGTTGAGCAGTGTCCTAAAAACGCACAGAAGAATACATACAGGGGAAAAACCCTGTGATTGCAAAATATGCGGTAAATCATTCATTAATAATTCTTGTCTTGAAGTTCACAAAAGAacacatactggggaaaaaccttaTTATTGTGTGTTATGTGAGAGATCATTTATCAGTAATTCTCATTTAGTTATTCACAGGCGAATGCACACCGGTGAACAACCTTatcgttgtgatatttgtggaaaatCTTTTGTCTTTAACTGTTATTTAACAAAACACAAACTAACACATACTGGAGAAAGCCTGTTCCACTGTGAAATGTGTGG GAAATCATTTGCCAGTAACAGTCACTTAAGAAAACATGAACAATTACACACTAGAGGTAAACCTTTTAAATGTGAAATGTGA
- the LOC115216211 gene encoding protein FAM200B-like: MLMMDDEVINEDLLYHPKVRWLSQGKILIKILSLRRQIIDFFKENNKHCHLSDPNFFRDVAFLCDVMSKQNELNISLQGKNKCIYMWQKTLKLSFFKFLLTQLKLSEEHFPQLTKVLSENEDVYESFEKHNITLKLVFHSHSVDVSEASKELQM; encoded by the coding sequence ATgctgatgatggatgatgaagtAATTAATGAGGATTTACTGTATCACCCAAAAGTACGCTGGTTGTCGCAAGGGAAAATATTGATCAAAATTTTGTCTTTACGAAGGCAAATAATTGACTTTTTCAAAGAAAACAACAAGCATTGTCATTTATCAGATCCAAATTTTTTCAGAGATGTTGCATTTTTATGTgatgtgatgtcaaaacaaaatGAGTTAAACATTTCGTTGCAAggcaaaaataaatgtatttatatgtggcaaaaaactttaaaattgtCGTTTTTCAAGTTCCTTTTGACTCAATTAAAACTTTCAGAAGAACACTTTCCTCAGCTTACAAAGGTATTGAGTGAAAATGAAGATGTCTATGAATCTTTTGAAAAACATAACATCACTCTGAAACTTGTTTTTCATTCTCACTCAGTTGATGTATCAGAGGCTTCCAAAGAGTTACAAATGTAG